DNA from Cyanobacteriota bacterium:
GCAGTTATCTTTACGATGACGAAGGCACACCCGCTACAACAACTCAGCTCATCCAAGACGGCGTGTTAGTAGGGCGGCTCCACTCCCGCGAGACAGCGGGCAAGCTAGGAGAATCACCCACGGGCAATGCTCGTTGCCTAGACTATCGCTTTCCGCCCATTGTGCGCATGACTAACACCTGGATTGCACGTGGTACCACACCCGTTGCCGACCTGTTTGCAGATATTGACATTGGTGTCTATGCTCGCAACTGGCTAGGGGGTATGACGAATGGTGAAATGTTTACCTTTACAGCGGGTGAAGCCTGGATGATTCGAGACGGCCAATTAGCCGAACCAGTGCGAGATGTAACCCTATCCGGTAATGTATTTACAACCCTGGCAGATATTGAGGCCATCGGAGACGATTTTTTTTGGGATGAGTCAGGTGGCTGCGGCAAAGGTGGGCAAAATGGCTTGCCTGTTGGTTGTGGTGGCCCTAGCCTGCGACTGCGGAATGTAGTAATTGGTGGTGAGGCAGCAGAATGACGATCGACCCCAACACCATTGATATTGCCCCTCTTATCGACCATACGCTGCTGGTACCTACTGCTACTCCTGAAGCGATCCAACAATGGTGCGAAGAAGCTATTC
Protein-coding regions in this window:
- a CDS encoding TldD/PmbA family protein, whose product is SYLYDDEGTPATTTQLIQDGVLVGRLHSRETAGKLGESPTGNARCLDYRFPPIVRMTNTWIARGTTPVADLFADIDIGVYARNWLGGMTNGEMFTFTAGEAWMIRDGQLAEPVRDVTLSGNVFTTLADIEAIGDDFFWDESGGCGKGGQNGLPVGCGGPSLRLRNVVIGGEAAE